Part of the Maridesulfovibrio sp. genome, ATTTTGGATCGGCTTCGGTTGAGAAATTGAAGCTGCAGGGAGATATTCTTGTTAAATCCATCCTTGATGCCCCGTATCCTCATGGTCGCAGGGTAGTGCTTATTGACGACAAGGAAATTACTCCTGAATTACGTGAGAAAAAATTTGCCGAACTCAAGGCGTTTGGTGTGAATGCATTTCACAGCCAGCACTACGGTGATGCTTATCAGGTTTTGATTAAAGCTGTGAAGATGAAGGATGACCGTGATATATATCTTTATCTTTCTTACACTTTGCTGGCTTTGGGAGATGAAGTTGCTCTATCCGAAATTTTGGATGAAGGTATATCTAAGTTTCCGTATGACGTCCGGTTGCACCAGCTTAATGTGCGCTATCTGCTGAATAAAGGTGATATCAAGCAGGCCAGGCAGGTCTTGGATAAGGCCCTGCTGCTTAGTCCGTCAGACAGTAACTTGCTTTATATGAAGGATTACCTTGATCATCTGGCGGTTCCGACTGAGTCCGCACCGATTGATATTGATGAAGAAAAAGCAGGTGAAGATAAAATTAAGGATAAAAATGATGAAAAATAAATTTAATAAATTGCACAATGTTTTTCTTCCGGTTCTGCTTTTGATGCTTTTGATTCCGGTTAGCGTTCAGGCCCGCGAATATTCCCCCATTGAGCTGGAAGATCAGGCTCAGGCCCAGTGGCATATTAACTATGCCAGTTATCTGATTGATATCGGTAAGTATTTTGAGGCGCTTGAGCAATACGATACGGCTGTTGACTATTCCCCTGTAGCTAAGACCCGGGTTAATGCAATGTTCGGCAAGGCCATGGTGTTATCCACATTTCTTGATGCCCCGGAAAAGGCTGCCGATGTTTACCGTATGGTGGGCCGCAACTATCCGGATTATGCTGACACAGCGCTTTATCGTCTTGGTTTTCTCTATTATCAGATGAACAGGTATGACCGTGCCGAATCTGTGTTCAGGCAGTATCTGCGTTATTTCCCCAAGGGTAAATTCAAGTATCAGGCCGAGGCTGTGATCTCTTCCATGAAGGCCAAGCAGGATCAGATGGTAGATCAGGAACCGGAGCAAAAGCCTGATGAGAAGCCCGATGAAAAAATACCTTCAAAGGTAGGCGCAGAACCGACGTTAAGGGTTTGTTTAAGCCGTAATGTAACGTCTATGACCGTAACTACGGGATCGGGTAAGGATAAAATTTGCACTGATGAACTTGGCTGCGGGCGCAAGTACAAGGTAGGTCTTTCCGGCAAGCAGCTGACTCTTGACGGCAAAGTGGTTAGCGCCACTAGGATTAAGTTCAAGTCCAACGGAGCTCTTAAAGTCAGTTACGGATCGGACTCCAAGAAGGTGCGCGGAATTATCGATGTTAGTATCCGCAAGGGTAAATTGCTGATTCTCAATATTATCGAGATAGAAGATTATTTGCGTTCAGTTGTTCCGGCGGAGTCCTATGCCTCATGGCCGGCTGAGACTTTGAAAGCTCAGGCTGTTGCCGCGAGGACTTATGCCTACTACCAGAAGGAGCACCGCACGCACTTGTTTTATGATGTTTACGCGGATACCTATGATCAGATGTACGGAGGGGTGGATCGTGAAGATAAGCGTACTGACAAGGCTGTGAAACAGACCAGCGGTCAGGTTATGCTTTATAAGGAGAAACCGATTCTTTCCCAGTATACGGCCAACAGCGGGGGCTTTACCGCTGACGCCAAGGCGATATTCGGTGCAGGTAAGGATTATCTTATTGCCCAGAAAGATTCAGCCAGCCTGAAGGGAAAGATGGCTTCATGGACTAAGAAGTACAGCAGTAAGGATATTGAAGCCAAGCTTAAGAAAATCGGTATCTCCGTTCCCGGTATCCGTTCCATAAAATCTCTTGAAAAGGGACCGTCCGGCAGGATTGTCAAAGTACGTATCAACTACGGTTCCGGCCACCGGGATTTGCGGACACGGACTACCCTTGGAAGTTCACGTGTTTTGAAGTTGCCTGATATTCTGTTGGAGATTGACAAGACGGGAGATTATTATACATTCAAAGGCCGTGGTTGGGGTCATGGTGTAGGATATTCGCAGTGGGGAGCTGCGGAATTGGGTAAAACCAAGAAGTACGATCACATTTTGAAATTCTATTATCCGGGCAGCAGCGTCAAACAACTTTGGTAGGTTTGCGCTGGTCTAAGATGAATATATTAATCCTAGGGATGCTCGGCATATGAGTAAGGCTCTTAATGAATAGAACAGAAAGAATTATCTGGTTGGTATGCGTTATTCTTACCCTGACCGTAATGATCGGCATCATTGAGTGTCGTGCCGATACTGTTTCGCAGGTTTCACTTGAGTCAGAAGTCTCCTGTGGCAGGATGGGACAGGAATTGATTGACCGCGGTGACTATGAGCTTGCGGTTTCCAGCCTTGAACAAAGTTTGAAGACTCACCCCCGCTCGGACTGGCTATACAGCCTGCTCGGGCGGGCTTATTTTAAGATGGGTGATCTGGAACTGGCTGAGGCCCAGTTTCGTAAGGCTTTGGATATCAATAAGAATAACCCGGTAGCCAAGCGCATGGTTCTTGAAATGCGTAAGACACAGGATCTACTGCGTGATCGTGACTTCTACGAGTGGATGAATATTGCCAAGGAAAGGGCTGCTGACCTTGTAACGCTGGTTATAGGTGTCTGGCTGGGTACGCTTCTTTCCGGTATTTCAAGTCGTTTTTATTCCCATTTTGTGCGGACTAATTTCCGTAAAGCTCTCGCCAAGAAAGATTTTGATTACGTTACTGATATTCTGGAAGATTTGCAGATAAAGCGTGAGAAAGCACAATTGCGCATGCGTTTGCGCGAGCTTCTTAATGAGTATGACCTTGAAGAAGCCAAGGAAATGATCATCGAATATGTGGATGATCGCGAGATAGAAGATAAGCTGGTCCATTTTCTGGTCCAGATTCATAAGAAATCGCAGGTTAAAAGTTAAATTGAATATCTTTTAACCAAGTCCCGAAATAAATCTTGCCGCTACCTGATCGGCATTTTCCTCTTCTTTTACTACCGGATGATGGGTGCCGATGTGGGCTATCAAATGTCCTGTTGTCGCCAGCAATTTTTGAATTTCCGGTTCCCTGCCTCCCTTAAATCTGGCTTCAATCATATCCCCTTGATGATTTGTAGCGAATCCTTGTGACTTCAAGGTGGTGTTGATAAACCTGATTCTTGCTATGCGCTGTTCCGGACTTCCACTGCCGCCTTTGAAACGGAAGTTGATGTGGTTGGCCTGTGCATCAGGATCGCAGACAGCATCCACTTCGGTCAGGTCTTTTTCCGATTTCAGGGTGATGTTCATGTAGGTTCGTGAAAGGATGGCGTAGCCTTCAATGCTGTTGTCTCCATCCCAACCTGCGCGATCTGCCCCAAGGCCGAACCAGAGCGCCCACATGGGAGCGGATTTGATGTCATCCGGTGAAATATCCATCTTACCGGCTGCAGTACTGAACAGGCCGTCCGCAAGGTTAAGTACTGTTACGGAAATGGGCTGGCGTGCCTTCAGGTGTTTCGCGCCATCGATACCCAATCCTTTTTTACTGACCAGCGAGAACATTTCCTCAATGCCTTTTTCATTGGCAAAGCGCACCAGATCATACATGGAGCGGCTTTTTTCCGGCAGGAACATTTCCGTGTTGCGAGGGGAAATATTCAGGTTGGCGATGTAGGAAAGGGCCTGCTTGATACGCACAGTCTCCTTTTCCCCTTGAAAAGGGTAGGAGCGGGCTGATGTGATCATGACCCTGTTGCGCAGGTCGGTGATCCAGTGGCATTTTTGCGGAGCGTCGAAAATTTCTTCTGCTTTTTTACCCAGAGATGCGATTGTTTTTGCCGAGTGGGTGGATAGCGGTGATTTCTCCGGCCGTGAGATGATCCTTTGCTTTTCCCTCCTTGAAATCAGGAAAGGAGTTGTGGAATTGTGGCTGAAAATTGCAGAGCAACCGCTTTCCCTGTCTTTAGGCGGCAGGTAGGATGATTCGTGCAGGGTTTCAATTACTCCTGAATCATGAATATCCTTCATGGGCTGGATAATGACCGAGGCAGGGCTTTCGCGGTCTGCATAGCCGGATTCAATACGGGCCTTGATGGATTCCGCAGTAAATTTACAGGTGACCGCTTTTTTCCAGGCTTCGACAATATTTTGCACTGGAACAGGAGATATGGTGCACCAGCTTTCGGGCAGGGCATAGAGGCTTCCTTCCGGTGTGGAGGATGCGGTCAGACTCAGGTTGCCGCTTCCGCGTGAAGTTTCAAGGGCGGCAATTTCTATTTCAGTAGCAATTGTTTCAGGCATTACTCCCTGCATAAAGCGATCAATGATGGTCCGGGAAATTATATTCAGGTCTGTTATTCCAGTTGTTACTGCTGATTCCAAAATTTCATCAATGGCAATACGCAGGTTGTTGGCTTCAATGAAGTAGTTGTAAACATCGGAACCGATGACCATGCCGTCCAGAACAGGCACGCCGGCCTGCTTCAGCCGAGCGAGGTCGGCGGCACAGGCCCCGGCTTTGAATTCATAGTCGATGGCATCTTCGAGGGGAAAGGTAAATGGTTTTGAAATTTCTGGATCAGGTACGGTTACAGCCATGCGCACGTAGAAATTGATCTTGTTGTAGTAATCCATGATGTCCATGAAGCGCACAGGGTTCATGTCCTGCAAGTGTTCAAGCATGATTCGGATATTGATACCCAGATCGGATGCCTGTTTTTCCACGTATGCCCAGTCTGTGACGGTCAAACCGAAACCGATATCTTCGATGTGCGAGATAGCTTTAAGGCACTCTTCCTCAAGTTCCATGAGTTTCTTGAAAGAGTTGTACCTTCGTCGGAGCAACCGTCCGGGTGGGAAGGTCTCGTAGGTCCAATGGTTGAATACGTGTCTGAATTTCATAATAGTGAATCATATCACAAGTGGTTGTGTTTATAAAACCCTAAGTTACTCTTCAGAGAGTTCATCAAGAGGCAGGGTAACTTCGAACAAAGTGCCGGGTCCTGCGTTTTCGGGCAGATCCAGCTTGCGGCGCAAGACTCGTGGAAGAGGGCTGACTGCTTTAATTGTGCCGCCATGGTCTTTAATTATTCCGAAAGATACGGAAAGGCCCAATCCTGTCCCTTTGCCCACAGGTTTTGTGGAGTAGAAGGGGTCGAAAATGGCATTAATATTCTTCGGTTCTACTCCATGTCCGCTGTCTGCGAAGACTGCTGTGATGGTCATGGAATCCGTATCGAGCTTTGTTGAGATGTGGATGCGTCCTTTTTCATCAATTGCTTCCAGTGCATTGGAAAGCAGGTTCAGCCAGACCTGTTTCAGCTTTTCGGGGTCTCCGTGGATTATGGGGAAACGGTCATCAAGATCTGTTGAAATTTCAACCTGTTCCAGTTTGAAAGTGTGGCTGACTAACTGCACCACCTCCAGAATGGAATTGTTGAAGCACATGGTTATTTTTTCACTCTCATTCTGGCGGGAAAATCCGAGAAGGTCGGCAACAATTTTACGGCATACCCGGGCCTGTTTTTCTATGATTTCCAAATCCTTGGATATTTGGTCCTCTGGCTTGAGATCTTCCTGCAACAGCTGGGCATAGCCGAGGATAATTCCTAGCGGTGTGTTGATCTCATGTGCAACACCTCCGGCAAGTTTGCCGATTGATTCCATTTTTTGGGATTGGATCAGCTGTGCCTGATAATTTTTTAGCTCGGTTATTTCACGGGCTGTAGAGAGTACGCCGATAATATTATTGCTCTGACCATGAACGGGGACACGGATAGTGTGGAACCAGCGTGCAGGTGATTCGTCTGTTTCCGGTTCGCGGGTCTCTTTGTTCACTATGCGTCCGGTTTCAAGGATCATGCGTGCTTCTTCCATGCGCGCTGCTGCGATTTCCTCTGGATAGAGATCCTGATCGGTCAGTCCTATGATGTCGTCTTCCGTATGCCCCAGATGCTCGGCATAGCTTTTGTTTACGGCGAGATAGGTGAGTTGCGGTCCCAGCAGTGAAACAAAGTCCGGAGAAACATTGATGATGGTCTTGAGCAGCTCTTTCTGTCTGGTCAAGTCCGCTTCAGTGATCTGGAGATCTTCAATATGGCAGGCAAGGCTCATGCCCATGGCATCGAATGTATCTGTCAATTCCTGAATTTCGTCCCCTTTCGGGGCATGCGTTATGGCTCGTTTGAATCGGTCTGTAAATTTTATGTTTCTGTTTTCTTCTTTGCGCAGGCTGGGACCAAGGTGAGTGGCAACGATGTCTTCAGCATGTTTTTGCAATGAGCCGAGACGGAAGGTTAAATGCCTCGCAAACTGGGTAGAGATAAGCACTGCAAGTAAAAGAACCGCTCCGGTCAGGGCAAAAATTGCGAAAATAAGGTTTTGAACCACAGCATGGATTCCGCTTCGCGAAAGGCCGATGCGGACTGTCCCTAGCTTTTTATCGCTGAGAAAAATCGGGGCGGCAAAGTCGAAAATGCGTTTTTTGCCTGTATCGATGGTCACTACGCTGATTTTGTTATTCTCGCCTTGATTGGCATCCTTAAGTTGAATTGGGAAGCCTTCACTGAAGGTGTTAGCTAGCACCCGATTCCGGTCATCCATGATGAATGCGTAGACGATTTCATCATCGGCTTTTTTCAGTTCATTGACCATAGAGCCAAGGTTCAGCAAATCAACTGAAAGCAAAGGGTTTTCCGCACGCATGGCCAGATTCCCAGCGAGTACTTCACCCCGTTTGCGGGATTGCTCAATGAGAGCATCAGAGGACATTCGAATGACGAAAATTGCAATGATCAGCGAGGTAAAGGCAACAATTAAGGTCAGTCCGAGATTGATCTTTGTCCGGAATTTAAGCCGGGAGAAAATTTCTATCATTCTAGCCTCCCTATTGTCCGTAATCAATGTTCAGTCCTAATTCTTCCGTAAGCTTTCTTACTGTATCGTAATCGCTGTCCTGAGCAGGAATTATTCCTCTCATCCCTGCCTGATATAGAATCGCGGCCTGTTCCGGGTCATCCATGGACATACGGAACATGCAGTATTTTATCTTATCAACTATTTTATCCGACAATCCTTTACGGGCCGCATAGACCCAGCCCGGAAAGGGTTCGGTTTCCGCAACTATCCTGATTTTATCAATATTAATTTTATCGCGAACAACATTGAGGGTTCCTTCACGGATGGAGGCAAAATCGTATTTACCGGCATAGACTGCGAGGACCGCTTTTTCCTGTTTACCACCCGGTCCGGGGGCAAATGAGATTTCTTTGAAATCAGATTCTTTGATTCCATTTTTGAGAAAAAGCCCCAATGGGAAAAGGTATCCGCCTGCGGAAAGAGGGTCCACGGCGATCCATGTTTTTCCGATGCAGTCTTTTAGTCTTGTGATGGCCCGGTTATCTTTGCGGGTGATAATCTGTCCCCTGAATGTAGGGCTGCCGGACGGTTCGATGATTCGCGCAAAAGCACGAGCACCGCTTTTGGCGATGCTTACGTAGGTCATGGGGTTGGAGAAGGAAATATCGATTTCGCCGTCTTTGACCATGCGGCGATGTTCTTCAAATGTATCAGGAAAGACCTGACGAATTGTAAAACCGGACTCGCGGGAGAGGTAGTCGATTAGTTTGCTGTGCCTTAAATATGAAACCCGGTGTGAATACTGGGGTAAGTAGGCATAAGTTATGGCCGGGCGGGGTTCCGGTACGCGTACTTCTTCACGAATGGACATGTCCACGCGCACAATTTTTTCTTCAGGTTGTGAACCGAAGAAGTATATTGCGGCTCCAGCCAACAGGAATATTGCCGGGAGAGTATATTTGAGCTTGAACATGAATTCTCCCTCGAGAGAGGAGCGCCTTTCCCGGTGAGAATTCTGTTCATGATTAAGCCCTGCTTTCAAGGCTGTTACCGCTTGCAGTTTCCTTTTTTTCTTCAGGAATCTGCGCAAGTTCGTCCCATGAAGTGAGTTCTCCGGCCCTTTTTGCGTCTTCCGCTCTCAAGTCGTCAATTTTTTTGAGTACTGGTATAAATGGTCTTATCTTGGAGAAACCATAGCGTACAATAATATAAGATAAAATAAAAACGAAAGGATAGCCGAGTGAAAATTTGGTGAAGGGTACAGTGTGGATATCTATGCCGGAGAATCTGCTCTGGAGCCAAGCCATGGCAAAAGGTACGGGCCAGAGTGAAACTGCAAAGAGTGCGGCATGGGAAAAGAAGACTTTGCCGAAATATTCATTGGCCCATTTATTGGCAGATTTGAAGGTGTCTTTTTGTTTATGGCGAATCGCTTCAATAGAAATATTGTTCATGCGGGTCATTTCGCGGTTCAAGTCAGTGTAATACTCCCTGTTCCAGATGTAGATCAGGCTCATGGATATTTCTCCGACAATAGTACACCACAGGGCCACCACCGCAGTACCAAGCCAAAAAGCCGCAAGGGCAGGTAAACCAATGCGGTAAGGTGCGATAAGCAGGCTGTCTATGATGGGATGAATTGACTCGAACATAAATTAAACCCCGTTTTGAATTACGATGAAGCGAAGCCGGTTAAAAGATTTTGAAAGGGGAGTCCAGAGGGGAGAACTTTTGCAAAAGTTTTCCCCTCTGGACGTCAGGGACAAAGTCTTAGAACGGAGGCAGGAGGCTGTAGCCGAGGAATCCCTTGGACGAGTAACGGATACCTACGTACAGAGCCAGTACGACGAAGAGTCGCTTGAGCCATACGTCCGGAATGTACTTGGAAGTACGGGGGCCGATAAAGGAACCCACGAGGATACCGAGGAGTTCAACACCGATGAGGGGCCAGAACACGGGGGTATCTTTAACAACCATGTAGGTGAAGACGGAGGTGGTCATACCTACGAGTACGGCCAGTGCGGAGGTACCTGCAACGAGGTACATGGGCAGGCCGGCAACACTGGTCAGGAAGGGCACGAGCAGGAATCCGCCGCCCACGCCGAGGAAGGAAGCAAGTGCTGCGATGATGAAACCGCCGACTACGGGGATAAGGGGGTTGAAAGAGAATTCAACGCCGTAGAAGGTGAATACGCACTTGGTCATGGAGAAGCTGACAACCTTAACACCCATGGCTGCGGTATCAACTTTTGCGCCTTCTTTTTCTTCTTTGATGGAAGCTTCGAATGCCTTTGCTGCTTCTTTAGCCTGCTTTTTGCCAGCCTGTCCTTTGGGAGTGGTTTCGTAGAACAGGTAGCAGCCAAGAGCCAGAACAAAGAGACCGAAGAATCCGATGTAGGATTTCAGGGAGATTTTACCGGCTGTAAGCCAGGGAACAAGGTAGGAACCGGCAATGGAACCTGCGGCGAGGGAAAGACCCAGCGGCAGAACCAGACGGCCCATCTTGTAGTAGTTGAAAGAGGACATTGCCGCGGAAGTACCAACCAGCCACTGGTTAGATACGCGGATGGAGTCGGTTACCAGTTTGTTCATGACCGGAGAGGTCTTTTTGAAGGTAGATGCGTAGTTACCGAAACCGTAAATGGTGATGTGACCTACACCGGCCATGATACCGCCGAATGCGCCGACGGTGGAGAAAATCCAACCTACCCAGATTGCCCATACGAAGCCGATTACGAGGTTAACGCTGGGGCCACCGGGGATTCCGAGGAAGCCGGGAGCGAGTTCAGAGTTGATTTGGCCTGCTTCAGCACCTTTGGGGGTTGCGCTGATGGCATCTGCGAGACGGTCTGCAAAGGCGGGCTGGATATAGGCCACCACTGCCAGTGCCGCGATAGCCATGATCAAAAGGCTTTTGCGTGATTTAAACATAGTGTATCTCCTTGATCGAAAGTTGGTTTTGCTGTGTCTGCTTTCTGCTTCCTTACCGGCTGTTGCAGCAGCCGGAGACCCTATCAGATTCAGATTGAACAGGAACAGCGCCTTCATTCCTATTTGTGCTATCCCCGGGCCTTGCAGTGTCCGGGGATAGCTTTTTTGCTTTTACTATTTTTCTTTCTTGAAAATAATCAGAGGACAGTTCTTGCAGACATCCTGACCGGGGAAGCCATCGCCGGGCTTGGTGATGGAGGAACTTGCGATTTCCATGCGGTCCACAAGTCTCTGAACCATTTTTTTGAACTTGGTGCCGGGAATCATGACGTTGATTTCGCCGCGTTCGGTTTTACCGGCGTTGTAGCTGCCGGAACATGCACAGACCATGTTGAATTCCTGCTCGTTGTAGGTGTACACGCAGCCTGCGCAAGCGGAGGAGTTCATGGTGATGTTCGGGCGCAGGGGATGGGTGTCGGTGGCTGCTGCGTAGTCAACTGCAAAGTGGTAAGCCTGCATGTTGTCACAGTAGAAGTGAACTACGTCAGGTTCGAAGATGCCGTCGATGGAACCGAGAGGTGCCACAGCAATACCGATGAGGCCTTCTTTCATGCGGGGTTTGCTGAGTACGAATTTTTCAGCCTGCTCCATATCTACAACATATTTGGAGTGACCTTTGATTTCACCTTCATCCAGTTCCTTCCATGCGAAAGCGTATTTTGCGTTGCCGCAACCAAGGCCTTCAACATCGGAGTATACGGTCTGGCCTTTCATGCGGGCTGCTATTTCCCACTGGCAGAAGGTCATGGGCTTGAGCGGAACATGGAAATCCGCTTTTTCCTTGAATTCGTCCACTTCAGCCTGATCGAAGAAATATTTAACGGCTACAGGGTAATGATAAAGTCTCATTTCCTTCATCAGCAGTTCTTGAATCTCTTTGTAAGTCATGGTGACCTCCTCACTTCCTTCTATTTAGGTTTAAATAATAAATGTGCTGTGATTGCCCGGTAGTTTTTAACTTACACTCTTTTTATGGGTCTGTGAAAAAATAAACAAACGTTTTTGGGATAAAGAAAAAAATAACATTTTTTCACATTAATTGCGCTTCAAAAAACTCTATGGAGCTCAATCTTTTGATAAAAATTTCACAATATATTTAATAAAATTATATAAAATAGTATGTTATAGTAATTTCTTCAGTTGAATTTATTTTACATTATGATTACTTTTAGAAAATACAAATTCGTTTTTAGAATTGATTGTTAGACTTTTCACTTATCTCGTTGACTGTAGATCTCGTTTGAATTTTACAATTGCCTGTAAAATGACCTAAGATTCACGCTGCTTAAACTTTGCAGATTCAGGCGGAAAACTGTCCGATATGGATAACTGGATAAGGAGGAAATATGTCCAAGTACAGAATTCATCCCATCGTTGTAGGTACGAAGAGATTCGACAAAGGTATGATGACCTATCAGCATGATTACGGTCAGCCATACATCATTCCTATTTATAGCTGGTATCTGGAAGGCGGTGACAAGAAGATTCTTGTTGATACCGGAGAGATGCAGCCTATCATTTCCGAGGATCGCGAAGCTGATCTCGGCGGCAAAATACACACTTTCGAAGACGGTCTGGAAAAATTCGGTCTCAAGCCTGAAGACATCGACATAGTTGTCCATACCCATTTGCACAATGACCATTGTGAGAATGATTACAAATGCACCAACGCTAAATTCTACGTACATCGTAAGGAGCTTGATCATGTGCATGATCCGCATCCGCTGGATTTCCGCTATTTGGAGGATTATGTGGAGGATGTGGAGGAGGCTGGGCAAATAGTGGCCGTTGATGGTGATTACGAGGTGGTTCCCGGCATACGTATGATGCATACCCCTGTCCATACACCGGGCGGCATGACTGTCCTGATTGATACCGAAGGCGGGCTGGCAGCTATTACCGGATTTTGTGTGATTATGGAGAACTTCAATCCTCCGCCAGAAGTACGGGGCATGGAGATGGAGGTTATTCCTCCGGGGACTTCGGTCAATACCTATAAAGCTTACGACATCATGCTTAAAGTCAAAGAAATGGCAGACATACTTATCCCGTTGCATGAGCCTGCTTTTGCCAAGGTTGATGTAGTGGAAGGCACTTAAGAGGCGTTGCAATGATTCTGCAATTAAATTGTGGCCGCATTATTTGCGTAAAAACGATTTTCGGTGAACTTGTTGCAGGTTAATCGTTAATATCACATGCGTTATTTTGAATTGTGAAATTGCAAACGGTTGTGGTTACGGTATTTTTAAAAGGGAACTGGTAATTCATGCTGAAATAATTTAGGTAGTAGAATCCTAAAATTATTATGAGTACCCACTGCCGTCCCGAGGGGGCCTGGTTCAGCATATAAGGTTGTCTTCTGACAACGGGCGGGCTGAATCCGGAAAGGGTTTTTAAGGCAGGGTGCTCGTAAAGTGTGTGGTTGCGGGAAGACATCGGGTCTTTCTGCCTGTATTGGTTCTTTTTTCTTTGGAGGTATTGAGGTGAACTCACTCGTTATCGCCGGTCTTTGCTTTGTGGGGTATATTGTTGCGTATCATACCTATGGCAAATTTCTGGCAAAAAAGATTTTTCAGATTGATGAGAACAAGGTTTGTCCCAGCTGCGAACTCGAGGACGGTAAAGACTTTGTTCCTACTAAAAAAGAAGTGCTCTTCGGGCACCATTTTACTTCCATTGCCGGACTTGGTCCCATCGTAGGTCCCGCAATTGCTATTATCTGGGGTTGGGTCCCCGCTGTTCTTTGGGTTTTCTTCGGTGCCATCTTCATGGGGGCTGTTCATGATTTTGGTTCCCTTGTCGTCAGCCTGCGCAATCAGGGCCGTTCTGTGGGCGATCTTGCAGCCGGGTTGCTTAACAATCGTGTGCGTTCTTTGTTTCTGATCATCATCTTTTTTGAGCTGCTGATCGTTATCGCTGTTTTTGCACTGATTATCGCTATCCTTTTTAATATGTACCCCGCCGCGGTTGTTCCGGTATGGAGTGAGGTCCCCATTGCTGTCGGCCTTGGCTGGCTTATGTATAAAAAAGGCGCGGACCATACTGTCTGGTCCATCATTGCCCTTATTGCCATGTACGCATTTGTTGTGGTCGGTGTTTACCTGCCCTTCAAAATGCCAGCTATTGCAGGCATGAACCCGATCGTGGTCTGGACTTTGATAATGCTGGTTTACGCATTTATCGCATCCATTCTTCCGGTTACCGCCTTGTTGCAGCCTCGCGACTACATTAACGGGCACCAGCTCTTTGTAGCCCTGATTCTGTTGGTAATCGGCGCTGTTGTGGCTCATCCCACATTCGTTGCCCCGGCTCTCGACCTTGCACCGCAGGGTGCTCCGCCGATGCTGCCCTTCCTGTTTGTTATTATCGCTTGTGGCGCTATTTCCGGTTTCCATTCTCTGGTAAGCTCCGGTACTTCCGCCAAGCAGTGCGAAACCGAGCGCGATTCCCGTATGATCGGTTACGGTTCCATGCTTATGGAAGCTGCATTGTCTATCCTCGTCATCGTAGCTGTCGGCGCTGGACTTGGGCTTGGAAAGCATACTGCTGATGGTCAGTTCCTGACCGGAACCGCAGCCTTCACCACCCACTACGCATCATGGGCATCCGCAGCCGGACTCGGCGCAAAGCTGGGTGCGTTTGTTGAAGGCTCCGCTAACCTGATGGCCAGTTACGGTATCCCTTCAAATATCGCTCTTGCAATCATGGGCGTGTTTCTGGTCAGCTTTGCAGCGACCACCCTCGACAGTGCTACCCGTATTCAGCGTTACGTTGTAGGTGAACTGGCTCAGGCATATAAAATGCCTGCCTTGTCCGGAGCCGTT contains:
- a CDS encoding phosphate/phosphite/phosphonate ABC transporter substrate-binding protein gives rise to the protein MFKLKYTLPAIFLLAGAAIYFFGSQPEEKIVRVDMSIREEVRVPEPRPAITYAYLPQYSHRVSYLRHSKLIDYLSRESGFTIRQVFPDTFEEHRRMVKDGEIDISFSNPMTYVSIAKSGARAFARIIEPSGSPTFRGQIITRKDNRAITRLKDCIGKTWIAVDPLSAGGYLFPLGLFLKNGIKESDFKEISFAPGPGGKQEKAVLAVYAGKYDFASIREGTLNVVRDKINIDKIRIVAETEPFPGWVYAARKGLSDKIVDKIKYCMFRMSMDDPEQAAILYQAGMRGIIPAQDSDYDTVRKLTEELGLNIDYGQ
- a CDS encoding DUF169 domain-containing protein yields the protein MTYKEIQELLMKEMRLYHYPVAVKYFFDQAEVDEFKEKADFHVPLKPMTFCQWEIAARMKGQTVYSDVEGLGCGNAKYAFAWKELDEGEIKGHSKYVVDMEQAEKFVLSKPRMKEGLIGIAVAPLGSIDGIFEPDVVHFYCDNMQAYHFAVDYAAATDTHPLRPNITMNSSACAGCVYTYNEQEFNMVCACSGSYNAGKTERGEINVMIPGTKFKKMVQRLVDRMEIASSSITKPGDGFPGQDVCKNCPLIIFKKEK
- a CDS encoding carbon starvation protein A, with the translated sequence MNSLVIAGLCFVGYIVAYHTYGKFLAKKIFQIDENKVCPSCELEDGKDFVPTKKEVLFGHHFTSIAGLGPIVGPAIAIIWGWVPAVLWVFFGAIFMGAVHDFGSLVVSLRNQGRSVGDLAAGLLNNRVRSLFLIIIFFELLIVIAVFALIIAILFNMYPAAVVPVWSEVPIAVGLGWLMYKKGADHTVWSIIALIAMYAFVVVGVYLPFKMPAIAGMNPIVVWTLIMLVYAFIASILPVTALLQPRDYINGHQLFVALILLVIGAVVAHPTFVAPALDLAPQGAPPMLPFLFVIIACGAISGFHSLVSSGTSAKQCETERDSRMIGYGSMLMEAALSILVIVAVGAGLGLGKHTADGQFLTGTAAFTTHYASWASAAGLGAKLGAFVEGSANLMASYGIPSNIALAIMGVFLVSFAATTLDSATRIQRYVVGELAQAYKMPALSGAVPATLIAVGTAAILCFNGGFSIGALKKGALALWPLFGTVNQLLAALALLIITVYLARKKVKAIYTGIPMVFMIAMTGWAMVFNLQKFYAGGKWLLFVVGLIVFVLEIWMIAETYLIMKKVYGGDEEAQGVTDNA
- a CDS encoding N-acyl homoserine lactonase family protein, with amino-acid sequence MSKYRIHPIVVGTKRFDKGMMTYQHDYGQPYIIPIYSWYLEGGDKKILVDTGEMQPIISEDREADLGGKIHTFEDGLEKFGLKPEDIDIVVHTHLHNDHCENDYKCTNAKFYVHRKELDHVHDPHPLDFRYLEDYVEDVEEAGQIVAVDGDYEVVPGIRMMHTPVHTPGGMTVLIDTEGGLAAITGFCVIMENFNPPPEVRGMEMEVIPPGTSVNTYKAYDIMLKVKEMADILIPLHEPAFAKVDVVEGT
- a CDS encoding sulfite exporter TauE/SafE family protein, whose translation is MFKSRKSLLIMAIAALAVVAYIQPAFADRLADAISATPKGAEAGQINSELAPGFLGIPGGPSVNLVIGFVWAIWVGWIFSTVGAFGGIMAGVGHITIYGFGNYASTFKKTSPVMNKLVTDSIRVSNQWLVGTSAAMSSFNYYKMGRLVLPLGLSLAAGSIAGSYLVPWLTAGKISLKSYIGFFGLFVLALGCYLFYETTPKGQAGKKQAKEAAKAFEASIKEEKEGAKVDTAAMGVKVVSFSMTKCVFTFYGVEFSFNPLIPVVGGFIIAALASFLGVGGGFLLVPFLTSVAGLPMYLVAGTSALAVLVGMTTSVFTYMVVKDTPVFWPLIGVELLGILVGSFIGPRTSKYIPDVWLKRLFVVLALYVGIRYSSKGFLGYSLLPPF